A single genomic interval of Suncus etruscus isolate mSunEtr1 chromosome 12, mSunEtr1.pri.cur, whole genome shotgun sequence harbors:
- the CCDC121 gene encoding coiled-coil domain-containing protein 121 has product MQYNLKRQLKEMKAISMLKEKQEKKLLALKEEKEKIPAETLAKIQEILIPFLQEKVSLEEQLREPNIKQYGKHKLLRKTQGLESVAWLCCLEFSQGICKNNLEVQKELLQLTQKYVELEAVQKQLKTQKRQLQQKQWYLESLVQGRKHLQRQHTQCPKEQQGPGALSPSQGTK; this is encoded by the coding sequence ATGCAGTACAATTTGAAGAGGCAGTTGAAGGAAATGAAGGCCATTTCCATGTTGAAGGAGAAACAGGAGAAGAAGCTACTAGCattaaaggaagagaaggagaaaatccCAGCTGAGACACTTGCAAAAATACAGGAAATCCTTATTCCATTCCTCCAGGAAAAAGTATCACTGGAGGAACAACTGAGGGAGCCAAACATAAAACAGTATGGAAAGCATAAGCTTCTCAGGAAGACCCAAGGCCTGGAGTCCGTTGCTTGGCTCTGTTGTCTAGAGTTCTCCCAGGGTATCTGCAAGAATAACCTGGAGGTGCAGAAGGAACTGTTGCAGCTCACACAGAAGTATGTCGAGTTGGAAGCTGTTCAAAAACAGCTGAAGACACAGAAGCGTCAACTGCAGCAGAAACAGTGGTATCTGGAAAGCTTGGTCCAGGGGAGGAAACATCTTCAAAGACAGCATACTCAGTGCCCAAAAGAACAGCAGGGTCCAGGGGCCTTGAGCCCTTCTCAAGGCACCAAATAA